A single genomic interval of Hyphomicrobium methylovorum harbors:
- a CDS encoding glycosyltransferase N-terminal domain-containing protein — protein MADTKKTLLRFGGRTVARYIRHVGRTSTSVYEPSDLLDRLAGVHPCIVACWHGQFMMVSELRPENVRVAAMVARHGDAELVSETMRSMDVELIRGAGAGHRKRDRGGAAALRASVGTLRDGASLVMTADVPPGPARVAGAGIIAIARISGRPIVPVAVASKHFASLDTWSRLTFALPYSKLAFVGGNPIFVPKDADADVLESKRLELETVLNAVTVRAYELAGGDINRATPLDVLAAANPPEPGLALKVYRAGTSLFRPAVPAFLNMRGRQGKENIHRRGERLGFAGRPRPPGQIVWVHAASVGEANAVLPMIDRILAAADDVHVLLTTGTTTSAEVAARRLPERAFHQYVPLDVPSYIERFLDHWRPSISIFTESDIWPNLVLKTAAHKIPLVLVNARMSPRSISRWRRFAKFGRPLFSRFSAVLTQNAQITRAIKRLGAPNVITAGNLKIDAPPPPVDADALATLQSAIRTRPVFLAASTHPGEDTVIAAAHALMRRDVQGLLTIIVPRHPDRGSALASSLGALGLKTELRSRASAPSADTEIYIADTIGELGTFYKIAPIALIGGSLVEHGGQNPIEAVRMGAAILSGPFTHNFRDAYAALYAEGGAAEVRSSDDIAKQVTRLYADHAAAEKMRAGADRALQSLGGALDKTLGAILPLLERQRR, from the coding sequence ATGGCCGATACGAAGAAGACGCTGCTGCGATTTGGCGGGCGCACTGTTGCCCGCTACATCCGCCACGTCGGCCGAACATCTACCAGCGTTTACGAACCCAGCGATCTCCTGGACCGCCTTGCAGGCGTCCACCCCTGTATCGTCGCATGCTGGCACGGCCAGTTCATGATGGTCTCGGAACTGCGGCCCGAAAATGTCAGGGTCGCCGCGATGGTGGCGCGGCACGGAGACGCTGAACTCGTCAGCGAGACGATGCGCTCGATGGACGTCGAACTGATCCGCGGCGCAGGTGCCGGACACCGAAAGCGCGACCGCGGTGGCGCCGCCGCGTTGCGCGCGTCCGTCGGCACGCTGCGCGACGGCGCATCGCTGGTAATGACGGCGGACGTACCGCCGGGACCAGCCCGCGTAGCTGGTGCCGGGATCATCGCAATCGCACGAATCTCCGGCCGCCCCATTGTACCCGTGGCAGTCGCGTCGAAACATTTCGCATCGCTCGACACTTGGAGCCGGCTGACGTTCGCCCTTCCCTATTCGAAGCTCGCATTCGTCGGCGGCAATCCGATCTTCGTTCCGAAGGACGCTGACGCAGACGTACTCGAGTCCAAACGCCTGGAACTCGAAACCGTGCTCAACGCGGTGACTGTCCGCGCGTATGAACTCGCAGGCGGCGACATCAACCGCGCGACCCCGCTCGATGTTCTCGCCGCCGCCAATCCGCCCGAGCCCGGCCTCGCATTGAAGGTATACCGCGCGGGAACATCGCTTTTTCGCCCAGCCGTTCCGGCTTTCCTCAATATGCGCGGTCGCCAGGGCAAGGAAAACATCCACCGGCGCGGCGAACGTTTAGGTTTCGCTGGACGCCCACGACCGCCCGGACAGATCGTCTGGGTTCATGCCGCCAGCGTCGGCGAAGCGAACGCCGTCCTACCGATGATCGATCGCATCCTCGCCGCGGCTGACGATGTCCACGTGCTGTTGACGACAGGCACAACGACGTCGGCAGAGGTTGCCGCGCGCCGCCTGCCGGAGCGCGCGTTTCACCAATACGTGCCGCTGGATGTGCCGAGCTACATCGAAAGATTTCTCGATCACTGGCGGCCTTCGATTTCGATTTTCACGGAATCTGACATCTGGCCAAACCTCGTGTTGAAAACGGCCGCGCATAAAATTCCGCTCGTGCTCGTTAACGCGCGCATGTCCCCACGAAGCATCAGCCGCTGGCGGCGCTTCGCGAAATTCGGACGGCCGCTGTTTTCCCGCTTCTCAGCCGTGCTGACGCAGAACGCGCAGATCACCCGCGCCATCAAGCGCCTCGGCGCGCCGAACGTCATCACCGCCGGAAATCTGAAGATCGACGCGCCGCCGCCGCCCGTCGATGCCGATGCGCTCGCGACACTCCAATCAGCAATCCGCACACGGCCGGTCTTCCTCGCCGCGAGCACGCACCCTGGCGAAGACACCGTCATTGCTGCGGCACACGCGCTGATGCGGCGCGACGTGCAAGGCTTGCTGACAATCATCGTGCCCCGCCATCCGGACCGTGGCAGCGCACTTGCTTCATCGCTCGGCGCACTGGGCCTGAAGACGGAGCTTCGCAGCCGCGCGTCTGCTCCGTCGGCCGATACCGAAATTTACATCGCCGATACGATCGGAGAACTCGGCACCTTCTACAAGATCGCGCCGATCGCATTGATCGGCGGCTCGCTGGTCGAACACGGCGGGCAAAATCCAATCGAAGCCGTCCGCATGGGTGCCGCGATCCTATCCGGTCCCTTCACGCACAACTTTCGCGATGCCTACGCCGCGCTTTATGCCGAGGGCGGTGCAGCCGAAGTGCGCTCCTCCGATGACATCGCCAAGCAGGTCACCCGACTCTACGCAGATCATGCCGCGGCAGAGAAGATGCGAGCGGGCGCAGATCGCGCTCTGCAATCGCTCGGTGGTGCACTGGATAAAACGCTCGGCGCAATTCTGCCTCTACTCGAACGACAGAGGCGTTAA
- a CDS encoding DUF2093 domain-containing protein translates to MNRIEKFFGVRNEAKLRYLDGEFEVVSAGEFVRCAVTGQPIALNDLRYWSVDAQEAYASAEISLQRYLELKAQGDVSRLG, encoded by the coding sequence ATGAACCGTATCGAGAAATTTTTTGGCGTTCGTAACGAAGCCAAGCTTCGCTATCTGGACGGAGAATTCGAAGTCGTCTCCGCGGGCGAGTTCGTGCGCTGCGCCGTGACCGGGCAGCCGATTGCGCTGAACGATCTGCGCTACTGGAGCGTCGACGCACAGGAGGCGTATGCATCGGCCGAGATTTCGCTGCAGCGGTATCTCGAACTCAAGGCTCAAGGCGACGTGTCGCGTCTCGGTTGA
- the lpxK gene encoding tetraacyldisaccharide 4'-kinase, with translation MPVREPEWWYGAESSWQAALLAPVAAVVGRIASARLRDQNGYRSRLPVICVGNFTAGGSGKTPLALLLAKLVKEEGRAPWFLSRGYGGSASGAVLVDPTRHAAADVGDEPFLLAAHASAVVSRDRRKGAELIEQNATGPAAIIMDDGLQNPTLAKDLTIAVVDCARRFGNGRVIPAGPLRAPLAEQIRLANLIVLNGEVRSAASDLRVKLSRLTSAPIISASVRPTANADRFRSRKVIAYAGIANPGRFFSLLETLGAVVLSRHAFADHHPFSDHDARMLLEAAQGANAELITTEKDFARLASASGAVTELRAASSVLAIEAAIDGENLQTLKALLHAALSRQS, from the coding sequence ATGCCGGTCCGCGAACCCGAATGGTGGTACGGCGCGGAATCGTCATGGCAGGCCGCGCTTCTCGCTCCGGTCGCAGCGGTCGTCGGACGTATCGCTTCAGCGCGCCTGCGCGATCAAAACGGCTACCGTTCGCGCCTTCCGGTCATATGCGTCGGAAATTTCACCGCTGGCGGATCCGGTAAAACACCGCTTGCGCTGCTCCTTGCCAAACTCGTCAAGGAAGAAGGCCGCGCACCGTGGTTTCTATCTCGCGGATACGGCGGAAGCGCATCCGGCGCAGTTCTCGTGGACCCTACGCGCCATGCCGCGGCCGACGTCGGCGACGAACCTTTCCTGCTCGCAGCACACGCATCCGCCGTCGTCTCACGTGACCGACGAAAAGGTGCCGAACTGATTGAGCAGAACGCAACCGGCCCCGCTGCAATCATCATGGACGATGGCTTGCAAAATCCCACCCTCGCAAAGGATTTGACGATTGCAGTCGTCGATTGCGCACGACGCTTCGGCAATGGCCGCGTCATCCCGGCGGGACCACTGCGGGCGCCGCTCGCCGAACAAATCCGCCTTGCAAACCTGATTGTTCTAAACGGCGAAGTCCGATCCGCCGCCAGCGACCTGCGTGTCAAACTCAGCAGGCTGACATCAGCACCGATCATATCCGCTTCAGTGCGCCCAACCGCGAATGCCGATCGTTTCCGCAGCCGAAAAGTTATCGCCTATGCCGGTATCGCAAACCCCGGACGGTTCTTCTCTCTGCTGGAAACATTAGGGGCCGTCGTACTCAGCCGTCACGCCTTCGCCGATCATCATCCGTTTTCAGACCACGATGCACGCATGCTGCTCGAAGCAGCACAGGGCGCAAACGCGGAACTCATCACGACCGAGAAAGATTTCGCGCGCCTCGCAAGCGCAAGTGGCGCTGTCACCGAACTCCGTGCGGCTTCATCGGTGCTGGCCATTGAAGCGGCGATAGACGGCGAAAATTTGCAAACCTTGAAAGCGTTGCTCCATGCCGCGCTCTCGCGGCAATCATAG